From one Nonomuraea polychroma genomic stretch:
- the ligA gene encoding NAD-dependent DNA ligase LigA, producing the protein MTETPPITVLADDTAYAEAVQLAVDSAAAYYADGTSTLDDDAYDRLVRGIQAYEEAHPEAVLPSSPTGKVAGGAVVGDVPHTVPMLSLDNVFGAEQLADWAAGLERRLGRPVTVWSVEPKLDGLAISARYRHGRLTQLVTRGDGNAGEDVSHAIGTIVGLPDRLADAVTVELRGEVMMTASQFEEACAKRQAHDGTTFANPRSAAAGTLRTRERPYVCELTFFGYGVVPSPDDQSDLATSLRELPHSQIMDWVAGQGVQTTAATPVAGIVADTLERVQERIGEIAAARPELPFGIDGIVIKCDLAADQAEAGFSSRAPRWAVAYKLPATEKITKLLRVEWNTGRTGVIAPRAVLEPVELDGSIVTYATLHNVADITRRGLMLGDSVTVYKAGDVIPRVEAPVVHLRTGDEQPIPIPQACPSCGDAIDSSQERWRCVRGRACRAIASIIYAVGRDQLDIEGLAENRIKQFLDAGLISDFADLFFLTRDQLLGLERMGETSTDNLLAAIEQAKARPLSRVFAALGVRGTGRSMSRRIARHFATMDAIRAADAEAIQQVEGIGPEKAPVVVTELIELAPLIDKLVQAGVNMTEPGAMPPAEPGATPPAEGEPAPIGLPLASMSVVVTGAMTGPLASLSRNEVNELIERAGGKASSSVSAKTSMLVAGEKAGSKRTKAETLGVRIVSPEEFASQVSAFL; encoded by the coding sequence ATGACCGAGACGCCGCCCATCACTGTCCTGGCCGACGACACGGCCTACGCCGAGGCCGTTCAGCTGGCCGTGGACTCCGCCGCGGCCTACTACGCCGACGGCACCTCCACGCTCGACGACGACGCCTACGACCGGCTCGTCCGCGGCATCCAGGCGTACGAGGAGGCCCACCCCGAGGCGGTGCTGCCGTCCTCGCCGACGGGCAAGGTGGCCGGCGGGGCCGTCGTGGGCGACGTGCCGCACACGGTGCCGATGCTCAGCCTGGACAACGTCTTCGGGGCCGAGCAACTGGCCGACTGGGCGGCCGGGCTGGAGCGCAGGCTCGGCCGGCCGGTCACGGTGTGGAGTGTGGAGCCCAAGCTCGACGGGCTGGCGATCTCGGCCCGCTACCGGCACGGCCGCCTGACGCAGCTCGTCACGCGCGGCGACGGCAACGCGGGCGAGGACGTCTCGCATGCCATCGGCACCATCGTCGGCCTGCCGGACCGGCTGGCCGACGCAGTCACGGTGGAGCTGCGCGGCGAGGTCATGATGACCGCCTCGCAGTTCGAGGAGGCCTGCGCCAAGCGGCAGGCGCACGACGGCACCACGTTCGCCAACCCGCGCAGCGCCGCCGCGGGCACGCTGCGCACGCGGGAGCGGCCCTACGTGTGCGAGCTGACGTTCTTCGGCTACGGCGTCGTGCCGTCGCCGGACGACCAGTCCGACCTCGCCACATCGCTGCGCGAGCTGCCGCACAGCCAGATCATGGACTGGGTCGCCGGGCAGGGCGTGCAGACCACCGCCGCCACACCGGTCGCCGGCATCGTCGCCGACACCCTGGAGCGGGTGCAGGAGCGCATCGGGGAGATCGCGGCGGCCCGTCCCGAGCTGCCGTTCGGCATCGACGGCATCGTGATCAAGTGTGACCTCGCGGCAGACCAGGCGGAGGCCGGGTTCAGCTCGCGGGCGCCGCGCTGGGCGGTCGCCTACAAGCTGCCCGCCACCGAGAAGATCACCAAGCTGCTCCGCGTGGAGTGGAACACCGGCCGCACCGGCGTCATCGCCCCGCGTGCCGTGCTGGAGCCGGTCGAGCTGGACGGCAGCATCGTCACGTACGCCACCTTGCACAACGTCGCCGACATCACCCGCCGCGGCCTGATGCTGGGCGACAGCGTGACCGTCTACAAGGCAGGCGACGTGATCCCACGGGTGGAGGCGCCGGTCGTGCACCTGCGCACCGGCGACGAGCAGCCGATCCCGATCCCCCAGGCCTGCCCCTCCTGCGGGGACGCGATCGACAGCTCCCAGGAACGCTGGCGGTGCGTACGCGGCCGCGCCTGCCGCGCGATCGCGTCCATCATCTACGCGGTCGGCCGCGACCAGCTCGACATCGAAGGACTGGCAGAAAACCGCATCAAGCAGTTCCTCGACGCAGGGCTGATCTCCGACTTCGCCGACCTGTTCTTCCTGACCCGCGACCAGTTGCTCGGACTGGAGCGCATGGGCGAGACCAGCACGGACAACCTGCTGGCGGCCATCGAACAGGCCAAGGCGAGGCCGCTCAGCAGGGTGTTCGCGGCACTCGGCGTCCGCGGCACCGGCCGCTCGATGAGCCGCCGCATCGCCCGCCACTTCGCCACGATGGACGCCATCCGCGCGGCCGACGCGGAGGCGATCCAGCAGGTGGAAGGCATCGGCCCGGAGAAGGCGCCGGTCGTGGTGACCGAGCTGATCGAGCTCGCCCCGCTCATCGACAAGCTCGTCCAGGCCGGGGTCAACATGACGGAGCCGGGCGCCATGCCACCCGCCGAGCCCGGTGCCACGCCGCCGGCCGAGGGTGAGCCGGCACCGATCGGGCTGCCGCTGGCCTCGATGTCGGTGGTGGTGACCGGCGCGATGACCGGCCCGCTGGCGTCGTTGTCCCGCAACGAGGTCAACGAGCTGATCGAACGGGCGGGCGGCAAGGCATCCTCCAGCGTGTCGGCCAAGACGTCGATGCTGGTGGCGGGGGAAAAGGCAGGCTCCAAGCGCACCAAGGCGGAGACGCTGGGGGTTCGGATCGTGAGCCCGGAGGAGTTCGCCTCGCAGGTCAGCGCATTCCTCTGA
- a CDS encoding DUF433 domain-containing protein — protein MSYSPKLAAALSGATLRQLAHWRKASASRGAVLVPEISHTRPILYSFRDVVALRTCVKLRNDTSLQKIRRALDTLRDGLQEREHLSAYRLVADGSTIYLVEPGQAIDLVRRKANVVIHELVDVLRPFYRDGRHIPDLLRPRDHVTVDPAVRGGIPVIEGTRVPYDEVAALLRDGIPAERISDYFPSVTPSAALDAKDFADYVDSYEPPKEPREAAAG, from the coding sequence GTGTCCTATAGTCCGAAGCTTGCTGCGGCGCTGTCGGGTGCCACGCTTCGCCAGCTCGCACACTGGCGCAAGGCCAGCGCAAGTCGTGGAGCCGTGCTCGTGCCGGAAATTTCTCACACTCGTCCGATTCTCTACTCCTTCCGTGACGTGGTGGCGTTGCGCACTTGCGTGAAGCTGCGCAATGACACCTCACTGCAGAAGATCCGGCGCGCCCTGGACACGCTTCGTGACGGTCTGCAGGAGCGTGAGCACCTGTCGGCTTACCGTCTGGTGGCCGACGGCTCGACGATCTATCTCGTAGAGCCGGGGCAGGCGATCGACCTCGTGCGCCGAAAGGCCAACGTGGTCATTCACGAGTTGGTCGACGTCCTACGCCCCTTTTACCGCGATGGACGGCACATCCCCGACTTGCTTCGACCTCGCGACCACGTCACCGTGGATCCGGCTGTCAGGGGCGGAATCCCGGTGATCGAAGGTACGCGAGTGCCCTACGACGAGGTCGCCGCGTTGTTGCGCGACGGGATACCGGCCGAGCGGATATCCGACTACTTCCCGAGTGTGACGCCATCCGCTGCGCTCGACGCCAAGGACTTCGCTGACTACGTCGACAGTTATGAACCCCCCAAGGAGCCGCGTGAGGCTGCTGCTGGATGA
- a CDS encoding glycoside hydrolase family 6 protein produces MRSLTRMAAITASAVTALSAAAAGPAVAVPRTSVDSAGAAPQLVVNGTFAAGTAPWWKSANTAMAVEAGRLRVNVTGGTANPWDAMIGQNGIALAKGKSYTLSFDASASAAVSAVTTVQLADSPYTRTLTKTISLTTASKRFSFPFTSSLGTSAGQVSFQLGKNAGFTFHVDNVSLTETTIPSPTPTATTTPKPGSGPLAMTSGFYIDPDSNPAIWVRNNSGDARAARIKASISSKPMARWFGGWSGDVRAAVSTYVAAADSADKLPVLVAYNIPGRDACGGHSGGGAGSESAYKTWISAFASGIGNRPAVVIIEPDSLGDFGCMDDTAIQARNRMLTYATQQFRDKAPNAWAYLDAGNAGWVAAGTMASRLKNAGVGNIRGFAVNVSNYYPTVQSATYASSVSSSLGGGAKWVIDTSRNGNGSNGEWCNPAGRKLGAPTQVDGGGGTEMLLWVKVPGDSDGNCGIAPNTPAGQFSPAIAIRLIDGS; encoded by the coding sequence GTGCGATCGTTAACCCGCATGGCGGCGATCACGGCCTCGGCGGTGACAGCGTTATCGGCGGCCGCCGCAGGGCCCGCCGTCGCGGTGCCCCGGACGTCGGTGGACTCCGCCGGCGCGGCGCCCCAGCTCGTGGTGAACGGTACCTTCGCCGCCGGCACCGCGCCCTGGTGGAAGTCGGCGAACACGGCGATGGCCGTGGAGGCCGGGCGGCTGCGCGTCAACGTGACGGGCGGCACCGCCAACCCGTGGGACGCCATGATCGGTCAGAACGGCATCGCCCTGGCCAAGGGCAAGTCGTACACGCTCTCGTTCGACGCCTCGGCGTCCGCTGCGGTCAGCGCGGTGACCACCGTGCAGCTCGCGGACTCCCCGTACACCCGAACCCTCACCAAGACGATCTCGCTCACGACGGCGAGCAAGCGCTTCAGCTTTCCTTTCACCTCCAGCCTGGGCACGTCCGCCGGGCAAGTGTCGTTCCAGCTCGGCAAGAACGCCGGCTTCACCTTCCACGTGGACAACGTCTCCTTGACGGAGACCACCATCCCGTCGCCCACGCCGACCGCCACCACCACCCCGAAGCCGGGATCCGGGCCACTCGCCATGACCAGCGGCTTCTACATCGACCCCGACTCCAACCCGGCGATCTGGGTGCGGAACAACAGTGGTGACGCGAGGGCGGCCCGCATCAAGGCGTCCATCTCGTCCAAGCCGATGGCCCGCTGGTTCGGGGGCTGGAGCGGGGACGTCCGTGCCGCGGTCTCCACGTACGTGGCCGCCGCGGACTCGGCCGACAAGTTGCCGGTCCTGGTGGCGTACAACATCCCGGGCCGCGACGCCTGCGGCGGGCACTCCGGGGGCGGGGCGGGCAGCGAGTCGGCGTACAAGACGTGGATCTCCGCGTTCGCCTCCGGGATCGGCAACCGTCCGGCGGTCGTCATCATCGAGCCCGACTCGCTCGGCGATTTCGGCTGCATGGACGACACCGCCATCCAGGCGCGCAACCGCATGCTGACGTACGCCACCCAGCAGTTCCGCGACAAGGCCCCCAACGCCTGGGCCTACCTCGACGCCGGGAACGCCGGCTGGGTGGCGGCAGGGACGATGGCGTCTCGGCTGAAGAACGCGGGCGTCGGCAACATCCGCGGCTTCGCGGTGAACGTCTCCAACTACTACCCGACCGTCCAGTCGGCCACCTATGCCTCGTCGGTCAGCTCCTCACTGGGCGGCGGCGCGAAGTGGGTGATCGACACCAGCCGCAACGGCAACGGCTCCAACGGCGAGTGGTGCAACCCGGCCGGGCGTAAGCTCGGCGCCCCCACGCAGGTGGACGGCGGTGGCGGCACCGAGATGTTGTTGTGGGTGAAGGTGCCCGGGGACTCGGACGGCAACTGCGGCATCGCGCCGAACACGCCCGCCGGCCAGTTCAGCCCGGCCATCGCCATCCGCCTGATCGACGGCTCCTGA
- a CDS encoding maleylpyruvate isomerase family mycothiol-dependent enzyme translates to MNEDEIFAAVTAERLSLAAFLDDVADDEWAKASLCPGWTVHDVLAHLTVVTHASRFDVFKGIVRARGDINRLIADQARRRAARFEPAELAGQLREAAASRRHAIATTVWEPLVDILVHGQDVARPLGRVREMPPDRAAPALTHVVRKTSFFGARERFAGLRLIATDADWSEGEGTEEVRGTAGELLLAATGRAAALQGLSGPGTALLSHRLQP, encoded by the coding sequence GTGAACGAGGACGAGATCTTCGCCGCTGTCACGGCCGAACGACTCAGCCTGGCGGCCTTCCTCGACGATGTGGCGGACGACGAGTGGGCGAAAGCGTCGTTGTGCCCGGGCTGGACCGTGCACGATGTGCTCGCCCACCTGACGGTGGTCACGCACGCGTCGCGTTTCGACGTGTTCAAGGGCATCGTCCGGGCCCGTGGCGACATCAACCGCCTGATCGCCGACCAGGCGCGCCGCCGGGCCGCCAGGTTCGAGCCGGCGGAGCTCGCCGGCCAGCTCCGGGAGGCCGCCGCGTCCCGCCGCCACGCGATCGCCACCACCGTCTGGGAACCGCTCGTGGACATCCTGGTGCACGGGCAGGACGTGGCCCGCCCGCTGGGCCGCGTACGTGAGATGCCGCCCGACCGGGCGGCCCCGGCGCTCACCCACGTCGTCAGGAAGACGTCGTTCTTCGGCGCGCGCGAGCGTTTCGCGGGCCTGCGGCTGATCGCCACCGACGCGGACTGGTCGGAGGGGGAGGGGACGGAGGAGGTCAGGGGGACGGCGGGCGAGTTGCTGCTGGCGGCGACGGGTCGCGCCGCCGCCCTCCAGGGCCTGTCCGGCCCCGGCACCGCCCTCCTCTCCCACCGCCTCCAACCTTGA
- a CDS encoding YciI family protein — translation MRYLLMIYTNAQSWGHPAFLRTPEALAMQEDERAALTAQAEALIQEIVESGELVGGEALADPADTRTIRVRGGAPVATDGPFVEAKEHLAGYFVVDCESTERAVEIAARFPDARFAAVEVRPVMSSSGEEM, via the coding sequence GTGCGTTACCTGCTGATGATCTACACCAACGCCCAGAGCTGGGGCCATCCCGCGTTCCTGCGTACCCCTGAGGCCCTCGCCATGCAGGAAGACGAGCGCGCCGCACTGACGGCGCAGGCCGAAGCCCTGATCCAGGAGATCGTGGAGTCCGGCGAGCTCGTCGGCGGCGAAGCGCTCGCCGACCCGGCGGACACCAGGACCATACGGGTACGCGGCGGCGCCCCCGTGGCCACGGACGGACCGTTCGTCGAGGCCAAAGAGCACCTCGCCGGCTACTTCGTCGTCGACTGCGAGAGCACCGAACGGGCGGTGGAGATCGCGGCCCGATTCCCCGACGCCCGTTTCGCGGCCGTGGAGGTCCGCCCCGTCATGAGCTCCTCCGGGGAGGAAATGTGA